A region of Elusimicrobiota bacterium DNA encodes the following proteins:
- the tgt gene encoding tRNA guanosine(34) transglycosylase Tgt — protein sequence MITATKNFELKKKDGFARSGILHTPHGDIETPFFMPVGTLGTVKTLSPKELIEIGSQIMLANTYHLYLRPGTEIIKQAGGLHKFIGWGKPILTDSGGFQVFSMKGLRKITEDGVEFTSHIDGSKHFFSPEKVIEIQSILGSDIMMVLDECVSYPIEHDYAKASVELTLKWARRSKKVFLSSQVLEFSNLLFGIVQGSTYIDLRKESAEKTVEIGFDGYAIGGLSVGEPNNLMYEIVSETEKFLPENKPRYLMGVGSPENLWECVERGIDMFDCVLPTRNARNGQAFTSTGKINIRNAEYKNDFSPLDLECDCYTCKNFDRAYLNHLFRTEEMLGLRLNTLHNLHFVLGLMDKMRKSIEAGSFLEAKRDFLKKYKKEEKV from the coding sequence ATGATAACTGCAACAAAGAATTTTGAATTAAAAAAAAAAGACGGTTTTGCCCGTTCGGGTATTTTACACACTCCTCATGGTGATATAGAAACACCATTTTTCATGCCTGTTGGAACTCTTGGAACCGTTAAGACATTGTCACCCAAAGAACTTATTGAAATTGGTTCCCAAATAATGCTTGCCAATACATATCATTTATATTTACGACCTGGTACAGAAATAATAAAACAAGCCGGAGGATTACACAAGTTTATTGGTTGGGGAAAGCCAATATTAACCGATTCGGGCGGGTTTCAGGTTTTTTCAATGAAAGGGTTAAGAAAAATAACCGAGGACGGGGTTGAATTTACTTCTCATATAGACGGTTCAAAACATTTTTTTTCACCTGAAAAAGTCATTGAAATTCAAAGTATTTTAGGTTCGGATATAATGATGGTTTTAGATGAATGTGTTTCATATCCAATCGAGCATGATTATGCAAAAGCATCCGTGGAGCTGACATTGAAATGGGCGAGGAGAAGCAAAAAGGTGTTCTTAAGTTCTCAAGTTCTCGAGTTCTCAAATTTATTATTTGGAATTGTACAAGGATCAACATATATTGATTTGCGGAAAGAGTCGGCTGAAAAAACAGTTGAAATTGGGTTTGACGGATATGCTATCGGCGGGCTTTCTGTAGGTGAACCGAATAATTTAATGTATGAGATAGTTTCAGAAACAGAAAAGTTTCTGCCTGAGAATAAACCGAGATATTTAATGGGTGTCGGGTCACCCGAAAATTTATGGGAATGCGTTGAAAGAGGAATTGATATGTTTGACTGTGTTTTACCTACAAGAAACGCAAGAAACGGGCAAGCGTTTACTTCTACCGGGAAAATAAATATAAGGAATGCGGAATATAAAAATGATTTTTCACCACTTGATTTGGAATGTGATTGCTATACCTGTAAAAATTTTGATAGAGCGTACCTGAATCACCTGTTCCGTACTGAAGAAATGTTAGGATTGCGTTTAAATACTTTGCATAATTTACATTTTGTTCTAGGATTAATGGATAAAATGAGAAAAAGCATAGAAGCGGGAAGTTTTTTAGAAGCAAAAAGAGATTTTTTGAAAAAATATAAAAAAGAGGAAAAGGTTTAA
- a CDS encoding helix-turn-helix domain-containing protein, giving the protein MDSYPNWDVKKHYHSCNEMVVILKGSVRVEVLKKNLSANAGDILNYPAGVSHKEYLTSSTPAEIIYFEWDEKRKKTEIPILTHDVNKKIRFLTQWLYEKSKSNSLYRSLLQEKIFEVILAELIDISKSKESHPIINSIRNFMKEHLREHLTLEDLAGNANMGKFQFLRKYNKLTGRTPMEDLRIVRIETAKDMVLTTDMPLKAISKEVGLSDEYHLSKMFRKYFGTPPGQFRRKTVFE; this is encoded by the coding sequence ATGGACTCATACCCTAACTGGGATGTAAAGAAACATTACCATTCATGTAATGAAATGGTAGTTATTCTTAAGGGTTCAGTACGTGTTGAAGTATTAAAAAAAAATTTATCTGCAAATGCCGGTGACATATTGAATTATCCGGCAGGGGTATCTCACAAAGAATATCTTACCAGTAGTACTCCGGCTGAAATTATTTATTTTGAATGGGATGAAAAGAGAAAGAAAACAGAAATTCCTATTTTAACTCATGATGTAAACAAAAAAATACGGTTTTTAACCCAGTGGCTGTATGAAAAAAGCAAGTCAAATTCTCTTTACAGAAGTTTACTACAAGAGAAAATCTTCGAAGTTATATTAGCTGAATTAATAGACATTTCTAAATCTAAGGAATCACATCCTATTATTAATAGTATAAGAAATTTTATGAAGGAACACTTAAGGGAACATTTAACATTAGAAGACTTGGCTGGTAATGCTAATATGGGTAAATTTCAATTTTTAAGAAAATATAACAAACTTACAGGAAGAACACCGATGGAGGACTTAAGAATTGTACGAATTGAAACTGCTAAAGATATGGTACTTACAACAGATATGCCATTAAAAGCTATTTCCAAGGAAGTTGGGCTTTCTGATGAATATCACCTTTCAAAGATGTTTAGAAAATATTTTGGCACACCACCGGGACAATTTCGTAGAAAAACAGTTTTCGAATAA
- a CDS encoding AEC family transporter, whose amino-acid sequence MDLIFNLAIKIIPYILIGLIFARYASEKTELIVKYFINFSIYLLIPIFMFFTMWETPIKENINNSKNIVIIVVLVVFFGMIFAKIFSKIFHLEFKNVALPITFMNSGYLAIPLNTIFLGMGSTFHSIIYNITLDILFCSAGLWIVSGSIIEIFRLPVLYAAFCGIFLSLKDINIPNGLFQFSKILNTVTIPVMLCLVGYQIKPISFNMFKKVIIGVVIRMIGGLAVAYIFCGIFKITGVVKGVCLLSSSMPSAVTAYIFAKKYDADSLFASSMIVVGLVMSIVLIPVVLWLI is encoded by the coding sequence ATGGATTTAATCTTTAATCTTGCTATAAAAATAATTCCGTATATTTTAATTGGTTTAATATTTGCAAGATATGCATCAGAAAAAACAGAATTAATTGTTAAATATTTTATAAATTTCTCTATATATTTACTGATTCCTATTTTTATGTTTTTTACGATGTGGGAAACTCCAATAAAGGAAAATATAAATAATTCAAAAAATATAGTTATTATAGTAGTATTAGTTGTTTTTTTTGGAATGATATTTGCTAAAATATTTTCAAAGATTTTTCATCTCGAATTTAAAAATGTTGCACTTCCAATTACTTTTATGAACAGCGGATATCTTGCTATCCCGCTGAATACTATCTTTTTAGGGATGGGGAGTACTTTTCACAGTATAATATATAACATAACATTGGATATTTTATTTTGCAGTGCGGGGCTTTGGATTGTTAGCGGTTCAATAATAGAAATTTTCAGGTTGCCGGTTTTGTATGCTGCATTTTGTGGTATTTTTTTGAGTTTGAAAGATATTAATATCCCAAATGGTTTATTTCAATTTTCAAAAATATTAAATACTGTTACAATACCGGTTATGCTATGTCTTGTCGGTTATCAAATAAAACCAATTAGTTTTAATATGTTTAAAAAAGTAATTATTGGTGTTGTTATTCGCATGATAGGCGGGCTTGCTGTAGCATATATATTTTGCGGGATATTTAAAATAACGGGAGTGGTTAAAGGTGTCTGCTTGCTTTCCAGTTCAATGCCTTCTGCTGTGACAGCTTATATTTTTGCTAAAAAGTATGATGCGGATTCTTTATTCGCTTCTTCTATGATAGTGGTCGGGTTAGTTATGAGCATAGTTTTGATCCCGGTGGTTTTATGGCTGATATAA
- a CDS encoding SurA N-terminal domain-containing protein: MDFFRRNMKTILWIVLIGLVFATFMSFGAGGYLTKGYDTVATVNSKKVSYTEFTKSVNRVIENQQAQKKDAQLTETDIKQIKTNVLQEMISEEAFYQIALKYGIDVTDNEIRAYLQQIPAFQKNGSFDHMTYFNALKYNLKMTPEEFENSRRRGLAVEKVRFLFFLLSKVTDKEAELKYLEKNKNLKNWAKDKDKFIETLRNEKRILLFNQWVNQLQQKIKIQEFLSKFEQREGRSQ; the protein is encoded by the coding sequence ATGGATTTTTTTAGACGAAACATGAAAACAATCCTTTGGATTGTCTTAATTGGTTTAGTTTTTGCAACTTTCATGTCTTTTGGAGCAGGCGGCTATTTAACAAAAGGATATGATACTGTGGCGACAGTAAATTCTAAAAAGGTTTCCTATACTGAATTTACAAAATCGGTTAATCGTGTGATAGAAAACCAGCAGGCACAAAAAAAAGATGCGCAACTTACTGAAACTGATATAAAACAAATAAAAACTAACGTCCTTCAGGAGATGATTTCGGAAGAAGCTTTTTATCAAATAGCGTTAAAATATGGAATAGATGTTACTGATAACGAAATCAGAGCATACCTCCAGCAAATACCTGCGTTTCAAAAAAACGGCAGTTTTGACCATATGACATATTTTAATGCTTTAAAATACAACTTAAAAATGACACCTGAAGAATTTGAGAATTCCAGAAGAAGAGGATTGGCAGTTGAAAAGGTAAGATTTTTATTTTTTCTCCTTTCAAAAGTTACCGACAAAGAAGCAGAACTTAAATATTTAGAAAAAAATAAAAACTTGAAAAACTGGGCAAAGGACAAAGACAAATTCATAGAGACATTAAGAAACGAAAAAAGAATTCTACTGTTTAACCAGTGGGTAAACCAGCTTCAGCAGAAAATAAAAATCCAGGAATTTTTATCAAAATTTGAACAAAGAGAAGGCAGATCGCAATAG
- a CDS encoding HD domain-containing protein — protein sequence MADITISDVINYQFVKVFLDTADNNFAAIGYKEHGLRHAKLTSNIAGNVLSHLDFPKKDVELAKIAGYLHDIGNSIIMHNHILSGAIMTKRFLEHLGMDYKDILTVVTAVGSHEEKDIIPNSQITAAVILGDKTDVNHSRVRIIKRTVLDKHTRVNLACKSSFLRVDSKLKTISLELTIDTKIVDIGEYFEIFLERMLHLKKASKYFDCMFILYINNNKFL from the coding sequence ATGGCTGATATAACAATTTCTGATGTAATCAATTATCAGTTTGTAAAAGTATTTCTTGATACGGCTGACAATAATTTTGCAGCAATCGGTTATAAAGAGCATGGTTTAAGGCATGCTAAACTTACCTCCAATATAGCAGGAAATGTTCTTTCACATCTGGATTTTCCTAAGAAAGATGTAGAATTAGCAAAAATTGCAGGCTATTTGCACGATATAGGGAATTCAATTATAATGCATAATCATATATTATCAGGTGCAATTATGACAAAAAGGTTTTTAGAGCATCTCGGAATGGATTATAAGGATATTCTTACTGTTGTGACTGCTGTCGGTTCTCACGAAGAAAAAGATATAATTCCAAATTCTCAAATCACCGCTGCTGTAATTTTAGGCGACAAAACAGATGTTAATCATTCCAGAGTCAGAATAATAAAACGTACAGTGCTTGATAAGCATACACGGGTAAACCTTGCCTGTAAAAGTTCCTTTCTCAGGGTAGACTCAAAGTTAAAAACAATTTCCTTAGAGTTAACTATCGATACTAAAATTGTTGACATCGGAGAATATTTTGAGATTTTTCTTGAAAGGATGTTACATCTTAAGAAAGCATCAAAATATTTTGATTGCATGTTTATACTTTATATAAACAACAATAAGTTTTTGTAG
- a CDS encoding PorV/PorQ family protein gives MKIKKSIQSPKSKTRSLKSLTLNLKSSILFFLTSCFLLLVSSSAYAAFSKGDAGTSAVQFLKMGAGARSSGMGDIGVGVSEGASSVYWNAAGLAGIDKPSISVMHAIWFEDIGYSWVGYGQPISEIGVIGIGVQYINYGSIQGSDTDGIVGSNFNPADMSATLSYGNKVSDDVSLGIGVKYISSKIKETGVAIAGDVGMLYKPTESGMSIGIALQNVGSKMKYVAKDENLPMTIRVGGGYNIQPEWLVGLDITAVNDSGIGIGAGTEYKHDAGEGTTLIGRAGYNTKTKDIGGLKGISLGAGLDYKGYGLDYAFVPFGDLGDTHRVSLNMKF, from the coding sequence ATGAAAATCAAAAAGTCAATTCAAAGTCCAAAGTCCAAAACCAGAAGTCTTAAATCTTTAACCTTAAATCTTAAATCAAGTATTCTATTCTTTCTTACTTCTTGCTTCTTGCTTCTTGTATCAAGCAGCGCATACGCTGCCTTTAGCAAGGGCGATGCCGGCACTAGTGCAGTCCAGTTTTTGAAGATGGGCGCAGGTGCCCGTAGTAGTGGCATGGGCGATATAGGAGTAGGGGTAAGTGAAGGAGCAAGTAGTGTATATTGGAATGCAGCCGGATTAGCCGGAATAGATAAACCATCCATAAGTGTAATGCATGCGATATGGTTTGAAGACATAGGTTATAGTTGGGTAGGGTATGGACAACCGATATCAGAAATAGGAGTAATAGGAATAGGAGTACAGTACATAAATTATGGTTCAATTCAAGGCAGTGATACGGATGGAATAGTAGGTAGTAATTTTAACCCTGCCGATATGTCAGCTACGCTAAGTTATGGAAATAAGGTAAGCGATGATGTATCATTAGGAATAGGAGTAAAATATATAAGCAGCAAGATAAAGGAGACCGGAGTAGCGATAGCGGGTGATGTAGGGATGTTATACAAGCCAACGGAAAGTGGAATGAGTATAGGTATAGCGCTCCAAAATGTAGGGAGTAAGATGAAATATGTAGCCAAGGATGAGAATTTACCAATGACGATAAGAGTAGGCGGAGGATATAATATTCAACCGGAATGGTTAGTCGGGTTAGATATAACAGCAGTAAATGACAGTGGGATAGGAATAGGAGCAGGGACAGAGTATAAACATGATGCGGGTGAAGGAACAACTTTAATAGGCAGGGCAGGATACAACACTAAGACAAAAGACATAGGTGGATTAAAAGGAATAAGCTTAGGGGCGGGTTTAGATTATAAGGGCTATGGATTAGATTATGCATTTGTTCCATTTGGTGATTTAGGTGATACACATAGAGTATCATTGAATATGAAGTTCTAA